A stretch of Streptococcus sp. oral taxon 061 DNA encodes these proteins:
- a CDS encoding cystathionine gamma-synthase produces the protein MSKSFHINTILAQAGIKSDEATGALVTPIHFSTTYQHPEFGQSTGFDYTRTKNPTRSKAEEVLAAIESAHYALATSSGMSAIVLAFSVFPVGSKVLAVRDLYGGSFRWFNQVEQEGRFHFTYANTEEELVAELEKDVDVLYIETPTNPLMLEFDIEKLSKLAHAKGAKVVVDNTFYSPIYQRPIEDGADIVLHSATKYLAGHNDVLAGVVVTDSADLYEKLFYNLNTTGAVLSPFDSYQLIRGLKTLSLRMERSTANAQEIVAFLEQSPAVKEVLYTGRGGMISFKVADEKRIPHILNTLKVFSFAESLGGVESLITYPTTQTHADIPAEVRHSYGLTDDLLRLSIGIEDVRDLIEDLRQALEG, from the coding sequence ATGAGTAAATCATTTCACATCAACACAATTTTAGCACAAGCAGGGATCAAGTCTGATGAAGCAACAGGTGCTTTGGTTACACCAATCCACTTTTCAACGACTTATCAGCATCCAGAATTTGGTCAGTCCACTGGATTTGACTATACTCGCACTAAAAACCCAACTCGAAGCAAGGCAGAGGAAGTCTTGGCAGCTATTGAATCAGCCCACTATGCTCTAGCAACTAGTTCAGGTATGTCTGCGATTGTGTTGGCCTTTAGTGTCTTCCCAGTAGGAAGCAAGGTTTTGGCTGTCCGTGACCTTTACGGTGGTTCTTTCCGCTGGTTCAATCAAGTGGAACAGGAAGGACGTTTCCACTTTACTTATGCAAACACAGAAGAAGAGCTAGTTGCTGAGCTAGAAAAGGATGTGGATGTACTCTATATTGAAACACCAACTAACCCTTTGATGTTGGAATTTGATATTGAAAAATTGTCAAAACTAGCTCATGCAAAAGGTGCTAAAGTTGTCGTTGATAATACTTTCTATAGCCCGATTTACCAACGTCCGATTGAAGACGGTGCAGATATCGTCCTTCATTCAGCGACAAAATACCTTGCAGGACATAATGATGTTCTAGCTGGTGTGGTTGTGACAGATAGTGCGGATTTATACGAAAAACTCTTTTACAATCTCAACACTACTGGGGCTGTTTTGTCACCATTTGATAGTTATCAATTGATTCGTGGTCTTAAGACTTTGTCACTTCGTATGGAGCGCTCAACAGCTAATGCTCAAGAAATCGTAGCCTTTCTAGAACAATCACCTGCTGTCAAAGAAGTCTTGTATACAGGACGCGGGGGGATGATTTCCTTTAAAGTAGCTGATGAGAAGCGTATTCCTCATATCTTAAATACCTTGAAAGTATTCTCTTTTGCTGAAAGTTTAGGTGGGGTTGAAAGTCTGATTACCTATCCAACTACTCAAACCCATGCAGATATTCCTGCAGAGGTTCGTCATTCTTATGGATTGACAGATGACCTCTTACGCTTGTCTATTGGTATTGAGGATGTTAGAGATTTGATTGAAGACTTGCGTCAAGCCTTGGAAGGATAA